A part of Aegilops tauschii subsp. strangulata cultivar AL8/78 chromosome 2, Aet v6.0, whole genome shotgun sequence genomic DNA contains:
- the LOC109785147 gene encoding uncharacterized protein yields MYIKIESCRLKWYRKNQTKIRADLYKGVVDAITSGETRASAVGVRIVLPGTYPGGDRDMKRRHMDAMAIVHTYGKPDIFLTMTCNPNWEEITNELFPGQTAQDRPDLVARVFHGKLEAMKEMLFKNNILGVVVAHVYVVDFQKRGLPHAHFLLIMDSAYKLVIPEQYDRLISAELPDKQKYPELHALVVKHMMHGPCGALNPKFFCMQQNECKCRYPRSFNENTAQGKDSYPVYRRRDNGRQAKVRGKMLDNRWVVSYNPYLLRMFNCHINVEVCSSIKAVKCLYKYIYKGHDRASFSIDQPDADGNIDEIKRYVDARWVTPPEAMWRIFGFPLCANDPPVLQLPLHLPNMHRVAFNEQAHLTDVVASEKASKSMLTEYFKANQNHPWARNILYKNFPGRFTWQKGKKYWKERVERYQIGRIVSANPAEGERYYLRVLLNHVAGKTSYEDLLTVDGRLCGSFREATERLGLIEEDNTLDDCLTEAEQWAMPCSLRRLFATILVHCEPGDVRGLWDRHFEPMSDDYRRSHTCPIEVEQMVLLDIRGMLQSIGKDIADFSLPCIDDAFDPTEGEAREVIEESNVDFDINGTKLASSLNLEQRVAYDEILASVERGDGGVFFVDGPGGTRKTFLDRALLAKVRSEGNIAIATATSGVAASIMPGGRTAHSRFKIPLSCDDGASCTFTKQSGTAKLLRMASLILWDEATMTKRQAVEALDNSMRDIMGRRDRPFGGKTGVFGEDFRQVLPVARRGSRGQIIDATLRSSHLWKGMRQLRLVTNMRAHNDTWFADYLLRVGNGTKEVDDQGNIRLPEDICVPSTGEGDDLEKLIDHVFPRLDDNMSDPNYKTSRAILSTTNDNIDKINIRMVERFRGEEVIYHSFDSAEDDPYGYYAPEFLNGLTPNGLPLHALKLKLNCPVILPRPKEQ; encoded by the coding sequence ATGTACATCAAGATTGAGAGTTGTAGGTTGAAATGGTACAGGAAGAACCAAACAAAGATCCGTGCCGACCTGTATAAAGGAGTTGTTGATGCAATTACATCCGGGGAGACCCGGGCAAGCGCTGTTGGAGTAAGGATAGTGCTACCTGGAACGTACCCAGGTGGCGACCGCGACATGAAGCGGAGGCATATGGATGCCATGGCAATTGTCCATACCTACGGGAAGCCTGACATCTTCTTGACCATGACCTGCAACCCTAACTGGGAAGAGATAACGAATGAGTTGTTTCCTGGTCAGACAGCGCAAGACCGACCTGATCTTGTGGCTCGTGTGTTCCATGGCAAGCTAGAGGCTATGAAAGAGATGTTGTTCAAGAATAATATCCTGGGTGTTGTTGTTGCACATGTATACGTAGTCGATTTCCAAAAGCGGGGCCTCCCCCACGCACACTTTTTGTTGATCATGGATTCTGCCTATAAGCTTGTCATTCCAGAGCAGTACGACCGACTCATTTCTGCTGAGCTCCCAGACAAGCAAAAGTATCCTGAACTCCACGCCTTGGTGGTGAAACATATGATGCATGGACCATGCGGTGCTCTCAACCCCAAATTTTTTTGCATGCAACAGAACGAGTGCAAGTGCAGATATCCGCGGTCGTTCAATGAAAACACGGCACAGGGCAAGGACTCATACCCTGTTTATCGTCGTCGAGATAATGGTCGGCAGGCTAAGGTCCGGGGTAAAATGTTGGACAACAGATGGGTTGTGTCGTATAACCCTTACCTTCTGCGGATGTTCAATTGCCACATCAACGTTGAGGTTTGCTCCAGCATAAAGGCCGTCAAATGCCTTTACAAGTACATATACAAGGGCCATGATAGGGCTTCTTTCAGCATCGACCAGCCTGACGCTGATGGTAACATTGATGAGATCAAAAGATACGTAGACGCGAGGTGGGTTACTCCTCCAGAGGCGATGTGGAGGATATTTGGCTTCCCCTTGTGTGCCAATGACCCGCCTGTCCTACAGTTGCCTCTTCATCTTCCGAATATGCACAGGGTGGCATTCAATGAGCAAGCTCACTTGACCGACGTAGTCGCCTCTGAGAAAGCTTCCAAATCCATGTTGACAGAGTATTTCAAAGCTAACCAAAACCACCCGTGGGCTAGGAATATATTGTACAAGAATTTTCCTGGAAGGTTTACATGGCAGAAGGGTAAGAAGTATTGGAAAGAGCGGGTGGAGCGTTATCAGATAGGTCGAATTGTGTCTGCCAATCCTGCCGAGGGGGAGCGATACTATCTGCGTGTGCTGCTAAACCATGTTGCTGGCAAGACATCCTATGAGGACCTGCTCACCGTGGATGGTAGGCTATGCGGGAGCTTTAGAGAGGCTACCGAAAGGTTGGGACTCATCGAGGAAGATAACACGCTCGACGACTGTCTTACCGAGGCAGAGCAGTGGGCGATGCCATGTTCGCTCAGGAGGCTCTTCGCAACAATTTTGGTGCACTGTGAGCCAGGCGACGTGCGTGGTTTATGGGATAGGCACTTCGAGCCTATGTCTGATGACTATCGGCGATCACACACGTGCCCGATTGAGGTGGAACAGATGGTGTTGCTTGACATTAGGGGTATGTTGCAGTCCATAGGCAAAGACATAGCTGATTTCTCTCTTCCATGCATTGACGATGCATTCGATCCAACCGAGGGAGAGGCCAGAGAAGTGATCGAGGAATCCAACGTCGATTTTGACATCAACGGCACTAAATTGGCTTCGTCGCTAAACTTGGAGCAGAGGGTTGCATACGACGAGATACTAGCTTCTGTTGAACGCGGTGATGGGGGTGTGTTCTTTGTTGATGGACCGGGAGGTACACGGAAGACCTTCCTGGACAGGGCGTTGCTCGCCAAGGTTCGAAGCGAGGGAAACATCGctatcgctaccgcgacgtcagGCGTCGCCGCTTCTATCATGCCTGGAGGCAGGACTGCCCACTCGAGGTTCAAGATCCCATTGAGCTGCGACGATGGCGCCTCATGCACCTTCACGAAACAGAGTGGTACCGCCAAGCTACTGAGGATGGCCTCATTGATACTATGGGACGAGGCCACCATGACTAAGCGACAGGCGGTCGAGGCACTTGACAACAGCATGCGCGACATCATGGGAAGACGGGACCGACCCTTTGGAGGAAAAACTGGTGTGTTTGGCGAGGACTTCAGGCAGGTGCTTCCGGTCGCCAGGAGGGGGTCCCGGGGTCAGATAATCGATGCAACCCTTCGAAGTTCACACCTCTGGAAGGGTATGCGCCAGCTAAGGCTCGTCACCAACATGAGGGCTCATAATGACACCTGGTTTGCGGATTACTTGCTAAGGGTAGGCAATGGCACCAAGGAAGTTGACGATCAAGGAAACATACGACTCCCTGAAGATATTTGTGTGCCGTCTACAGGCGAGGGTGACGACCTAGAGAAGCTGATTGACCATGTGTTTCCGAGACTAGATGACAACATGTCCGATCCGAATTACAAGACTTCACGCGCAATCCTCTCCACCACGAACGACAACATCGACAAGATAAACATACGCATGGTAGAGCGTTTTCGGGGAGAAGAAGTAATCTACCATAGCTTTGACAGTGCAGAAGACGACCCGTATGGCTACTACGCGCCCGAGTTCCTAAATGGATTGACTCCCAACGGTCTGCCTCTGCATGCACTCAAACTGAAGCTCAACTGCCCCGTCATACTTCCAAGGCCAAAAGAACAGTAA